From the genome of Leucoraja erinacea ecotype New England unplaced genomic scaffold, Leri_hhj_1 Leri_208S, whole genome shotgun sequence, one region includes:
- the LOC129716321 gene encoding probable G-protein coupled receptor 139 → MSLIAPTSRPAAGHESQDRPVNGILPVSSSVFLLPMYPYFLTANLMTTVILAQGRCGLSKCISRYLLSMAVMDFLVIVAAVILSRLRALYFPVSLLSTTPGCSLVIAFSWFSKDTSAWLTVAFTFDRFIAICCPHLKVRYCTEKIATGVIGTVCVLYCVKNVPFFFTYEPAYVLDNIPWYCSIKDVYYTSLAWKIYDWLLYMVNPCVPFVLILLLNVFTVRHILAASSARKRLRAQSHGDKQNDPEMESRRKSIIILFAISGSFLLLRLTNVVNFVMVQFFIKNYANNSNSTNPMFILQESGYMMELLSSCTNTCIYAGTQAKFREQLKNLVKWPFEAICNRFKQ, encoded by the exons atgagcttgatcgccccgacgagcaGGCCCGCCGCCGGCCAcgagagtcaagatcgtcccgtaaACGGAAT CCTTCCAGTGTCTTCCAGTGTATTTCTTCTCCCCATGTATCCTTACTTCCTGACAG CTAATTTGATGACGACTGTGATACTAGCACAGGGAAGATGCGGGCTCTCCAAATGTATCAGCCGCTATCTGTTGTCAATGGCGGTGATGGACTTCCTAGTCATCGTGGCGGCAGTGATATTAAGCCGTCTGCGAGCTCTTTATTTCCCCGTTAGTTTGCTATCCACCACTCCCGGCTGCAGCCTCGTTATTGCGTTCAGTTGGTTTTCCAAGGACACTTCCGCCTGGTTAACGGTGGCGTTCACCTTCGATCGATTCATCGCCATTTGCTGTCCGCATCTGAAAGTCCGATATTGCACGGAGAAAATAGCGACTGGCGTCATCGGAACGGTGTGTGTGTTGTACTGTGTAAAAAACGTACCTTTCTTTTTCACATATGAACCTGCGTATGTGTTGGATAATATACCTTGGTACTGCAGCATAAAGGATGTCTATTATACTTCACTTGCATGGAAGATATATGACTGGCTACTCTATATGGTAAACCCATGCGTACCGTTCGTGCTCATTTTGCTTCTCAATGTTTTCACGGTCAGGCACATTCTAGCGGCCAGCAGCGCCCGCAAGAGATTGCGAGCTCAGAGCCATGGAGATAAGCAGAATGACccagagatggagagcaggagaaagTCCATTATTATACTATTCGCCATTTCGGGCAGCTTCCTACTCTTGCGATTGACCAATGTTGTGAATTTTGTAATGGTGCAATTTTTCATCAAAAATTATGCGAACAATTCCAATTCCACCAacccaatgttcatactgcaagAAAGCGGTTACATGATGGAACTTCTCAGTTCATGCACCAACACGTGCATTTATGCGGGTACTCAGGCTAAATTCAGAGAACAGTTGAAGAATCTGGTCAAATGGCCCTTCGAGGCAATTTGCAATCGATTCAAACAATAG
- the LOC129716320 gene encoding probable G-protein coupled receptor 139 — protein sequence MAIVILSRGKCGLSKCITRYMVAMATADLSVIFCEVIFHRIADTYWWHVSLPYTPVCKITIYLASVTVNCSVWFTVAFTFDRFVAISTQKMKTNYCTESTATIVILTVSPLVCLKNLPLPFAYTSYRGTGRELGCFKLVHFYIHPEWIVFSWAEQLFTPVIPFCLILLFNALTIRRISVASRVRRNLRDLSGGAKKKDQEMVNRRRSVVLLLAISSSFILLWATSVAQFIAVRCLNVFMHKAWGNPLEGLENVGCMLQLLSSCTNTAIYTVTQSKFREELFRVLTYPIRCTGKLFKLAN from the coding sequence atggcgattgtgatcctgtcccgtgGCAAGTGCGGCCTCTCCAAGTGCATCACTCGTTACATGGTAGCCATGGCGACCGCGGACCTCTCTGTGATTTTCTGTGAGGTGATATTTCACCGGATTGCTGATACGTATTGGTGGCATGTCTCCTTGCCCTACACTCCTGTGTGCAAAATAACAATCTACCTCGCGTCAGTCACGGTGAATTGTTCTGTGTGGTTCACAGTCGCGTTCACATTTGATCGCTTTGTTGCGATTTCTACTCAGAAAATGAAAACCAACTATTGCACAGAGAGCACGGCGACGATTGTTATCCTGACGGTGAGCCCGCTCGTCTGCCTCAAAAATCTACCCTTGCCCTTCGCATACACTTCTTATCGCGGAACGGGTAGAGAACTGGGCTGCTTCAAACTCGTACATTTTTACATTCATCCCGAATGGATAGTGTTCTCTTGGGCCGAACAGTTGTTCACCCCGGTGATTCCATTCTGCCTGATTTTGTTGTTTAACGCGCTCACCATCAGACGCATTTccgtggccagtcgggtccgcaGGAACCTCCGGGACCTCAGCGGTGGCGCGAAAAAGAAAGACCAGGAGATGGTGAACCGCAGACGGTCGGTCGTTTTACTTCTGGCAATCTCGAGCTCCTTCATCCTGCTCTGGGCCACAAGTGTTGCACAGTTTATTGCGGTTCGATGTTTGAATGTGTTTATGCACAAGGCCTGGGGAAACCCTTTGGAAGGATTGGAAAATGTTGGATGCATGCTTCAGCTGCTGAGCTCCTGCACCAACACGGCCATTTACACCGTGACCCAGAGCAAGTTCAGAGAGGAGCTGTTCCGTGTGCTAACGTACCCGATCCGTTGCACTGGAAAGTTATTTAAATTGGCAAACTGA